One stretch of Hydrogenovibrio kuenenii DSM 12350 DNA includes these proteins:
- a CDS encoding OmpH family outer membrane protein — protein MRRLLVALVSVMLLTVSAYVQAKEVKLGVVNVGLLLEKAPQAQNASKNLAKEFGPQQAELTKLAKKLETKQKEYQKNKLILSDAQKGASEREISLMTRDIQRKRNDIQELVNIRRNEELAKLQKMVNQGIKAIGKKEGFDLILYEGIAYTNKSLDVTQKVLDYLREEDKKQRTGFNK, from the coding sequence ATGCGTCGTCTACTTGTGGCTTTAGTGAGCGTTATGCTACTTACTGTCTCTGCTTATGTTCAGGCTAAAGAAGTTAAGTTGGGTGTGGTAAATGTTGGCTTACTATTAGAAAAGGCGCCGCAAGCGCAGAATGCTAGTAAAAATTTGGCAAAGGAGTTTGGACCACAGCAAGCCGAACTAACCAAATTAGCAAAAAAACTTGAGACTAAACAGAAAGAATATCAAAAAAATAAGTTAATTCTTTCTGATGCTCAAAAGGGTGCTTCTGAGCGCGAAATTAGTTTAATGACGCGTGATATCCAAAGAAAACGTAATGATATTCAAGAATTAGTGAATATTCGCAGAAATGAAGAGCTTGCAAAATTGCAGAAAATGGTTAATCAAGGGATTAAAGCGATAGGTAAGAAAGAAGGCTTTGATCTAATTTTGTATGAAGGGATCGCTTACACCAATAAAAGCTTAGATGTCACACAAAAAGTTTTGGATTACTTGAGAGAAGAAGACAAAAAGCAAAGAACAGGTTTTAACAAATAA
- the lpxD gene encoding UDP-3-O-(3-hydroxymyristoyl)glucosamine N-acyltransferase produces MKLSEIVALLIENGVDAHLVGSEIEEVCQVASLLDARQGSITFFSDKRRIAELERTQATVVLLTEEMASFTSVNKIIVNDPYVAYAYVAQKLDEIPHQPHINSNTFIAETAVVPNTCRIGFGVYIGENVVLGEECVIDSGSVIEAHSVLGDNCHIYPNVTIMHNCVLGNHVTIESGTVIGGQGFGFANQKGKWLRIPQIGRVVIGNNCWVGNNCAIDRGTIEDTVIGDNCILDNLIHMAHNVEIGQGTAIAGQVGFAGSTKVGEYCMFAGQVGINGHITVSDKSQFGAKAGITHSIKKPGSYSGFPAVETADWQKTTVRLRNLEKMSQKIKLLEKELESIKKQLED; encoded by the coding sequence TTGAAACTTTCTGAAATAGTTGCTCTGTTGATTGAAAATGGAGTTGATGCGCACCTCGTAGGTAGTGAGATAGAAGAGGTTTGTCAGGTTGCAAGTCTTTTGGATGCTCGGCAAGGCAGTATTACTTTTTTTTCAGATAAGAGACGTATAGCTGAACTCGAAAGAACTCAAGCTACTGTTGTTTTACTAACTGAAGAAATGGCAAGCTTTACCTCTGTTAATAAAATTATTGTTAACGACCCTTATGTTGCCTATGCTTATGTCGCACAAAAATTAGATGAAATACCTCACCAACCCCATATAAATTCAAATACGTTTATTGCTGAAACAGCTGTTGTACCAAATACTTGTCGAATTGGTTTTGGTGTCTATATTGGAGAAAATGTTGTATTGGGTGAGGAGTGTGTTATAGATTCTGGTTCAGTCATAGAAGCACACTCTGTATTAGGTGATAACTGTCATATCTATCCCAATGTTACAATAATGCATAATTGTGTCTTAGGTAATCACGTTACTATTGAATCAGGCACCGTGATCGGCGGCCAGGGGTTTGGCTTTGCCAATCAAAAAGGAAAGTGGTTAAGAATTCCTCAAATTGGTCGAGTTGTTATCGGAAACAATTGCTGGGTTGGTAACAATTGCGCGATTGATAGAGGAACTATAGAAGATACTGTTATAGGTGATAATTGTATTTTGGATAACCTTATTCATATGGCTCATAATGTTGAAATTGGACAAGGGACAGCTATTGCTGGCCAAGTTGGATTTGCAGGCAGTACTAAAGTAGGTGAGTACTGTATGTTTGCGGGTCAAGTGGGTATTAATGGACACATCACCGTTTCAGATAAGAGTCAGTTTGGGGCGAAGGCAGGTATAACTCATTCAATCAAAAAACCAGGTAGTTATTCTGGTTTCCCTGCAGTTGAAACTGCTGACTGGCAAAAAACGACTGTCAGGTTGAGAAATTTGGAAAAGATGTCGCAAAAAATTAAGCTGTTAGAAAAAGAACTGGAAAGTATAAAAAAACAATTGGAAGATTAA
- the fabZ gene encoding 3-hydroxyacyl-ACP dehydratase FabZ — translation MLLDVKEIFEYLPHRYPFLLVDRVTEFESGDYLKGYKNVTYNEPQFTGHFPDNPIMPGVMIIEAMAQCTGILAFKTQEVKPDGTSMYYLAAVDNCRFRKPAVPGDKLEFEVKTVNNKKGIWKFECKTFVDGKIIASCDMLCAERKV, via the coding sequence ATGTTATTAGACGTTAAAGAAATTTTTGAGTATTTACCTCATCGTTACCCATTTTTGCTTGTTGATCGTGTTACAGAGTTTGAATCTGGTGATTATTTGAAGGGATATAAAAACGTCACTTACAATGAACCTCAGTTTACTGGACATTTCCCAGACAACCCAATTATGCCTGGCGTTATGATTATTGAAGCGATGGCTCAATGTACGGGTATCTTGGCATTTAAAACGCAAGAAGTTAAGCCTGACGGTACATCTATGTATTACTTAGCTGCTGTCGATAACTGTCGTTTCAGAAAACCAGCTGTACCAGGTGATAAATTAGAATTTGAAGTCAAAACTGTTAATAACAAAAAAGGCATTTGGAAGTTTGAATGTAAAACTTTTGTAGACGGCAAAATTATTGCCTCTTGTGACATGTTGTGTGCTGAAAGAAAAGTTTGA
- the lpxA gene encoding acyl-ACP--UDP-N-acetylglucosamine O-acyltransferase: protein MIHPTAIIDETVTIEEGVSVGAYAVIQGDVFIGKNTVIEPHVVISGPTKIGEGNHFFQFCSIGAAPQDKKYNNEPTKLTIGDNNTFRENVTVNRGTIQDRGETSIGNDNWVMAGVHIAHDCIVGNNIILANASALAGHVTVNDWAILGGYTLVHQFCHIGEHSFCGMGSVVNQDVPNFVTVSGNLAGPRGLNVEGLKRRGFSREQVNLVKKAYRALYRTGYRLEEAIKEIECINDDKNTLLSLIQFLKNSSRGIVR from the coding sequence TTGATTCACCCAACTGCAATTATCGATGAAACAGTAACCATTGAAGAAGGTGTTTCTGTGGGGGCTTACGCCGTCATCCAGGGGGATGTTTTTATCGGTAAAAACACTGTTATTGAACCCCATGTTGTTATATCCGGACCAACAAAGATTGGTGAGGGTAATCATTTCTTTCAATTTTGTTCGATTGGTGCAGCCCCCCAAGATAAAAAATATAACAATGAACCAACCAAGTTGACGATAGGGGATAACAATACCTTTCGAGAAAATGTAACAGTGAATCGAGGCACGATTCAGGATCGTGGTGAGACTAGCATTGGTAATGATAATTGGGTGATGGCTGGTGTTCATATAGCGCATGATTGTATTGTCGGTAACAATATAATTCTTGCAAATGCTTCGGCATTGGCTGGTCATGTAACTGTAAATGACTGGGCGATTCTGGGTGGTTATACGCTTGTACATCAATTTTGTCATATTGGCGAACATAGCTTTTGTGGTATGGGCAGTGTTGTTAATCAGGATGTACCTAATTTTGTTACTGTTTCTGGAAACCTTGCCGGGCCTAGAGGTCTCAATGTTGAAGGTTTAAAGCGTAGAGGTTTTTCTCGCGAACAAGTTAACCTGGTTAAGAAAGCATACCGTGCTTTATATCGTACAGGATATAGACTTGAGGAAGCCATTAAGGAAATTGAATGCATTAATGATGACAAAAATACGCTTTTATCTTTAATTCAATTTTTGAAAAACTCATCCCGTGGTATCGTTAGATAA
- the lpxB gene encoding lipid-A-disaccharide synthase, whose translation MIAGEASGDLLAADLIKSLKYRYPNAKFVGIGGPKMISEGFETLFPMEKLSVMGIFEVIKHLPELLKIRKKVINSLLKIKPDAFIGIDAPDFNFKVEEVLKKHSIKTIHYVGPSVWAWREKRLNKIKQQVDGVLVLFPFETPYYDKYDIPVKFVGHPLANKIPEKPNKTHVRAQLGLPVDASITGLMPGSRMAEINAMADVYIQAATILAQIYPEMIFVVPCVHDRAKQRMQQAVSAFGEGLKVYLFDRQADKVIEASDQLIVTSGTATLEVALYKKPLVLSIKVHPISYWIMKALATTQWIGLPNILAKETLVPELIQEQAIPENIAQALGALISTPSLRKKQIQAFEQQYIQLKQNASELAADAIEEWSGLQRER comes from the coding sequence ATGATAGCAGGAGAAGCTTCTGGAGATCTGCTCGCTGCAGATCTTATCAAATCGCTTAAATATCGTTATCCTAATGCTAAATTTGTAGGTATAGGTGGCCCTAAGATGATTTCTGAAGGGTTTGAAACCTTGTTTCCTATGGAAAAGCTATCTGTTATGGGTATTTTTGAGGTAATTAAGCATTTACCAGAACTATTGAAGATACGAAAGAAAGTTATTAATAGCTTGTTAAAAATTAAGCCAGATGCTTTTATCGGTATTGATGCTCCTGATTTTAACTTTAAAGTTGAAGAAGTTCTTAAGAAGCATAGTATTAAAACTATCCATTATGTAGGACCATCCGTTTGGGCGTGGCGAGAGAAGCGTTTAAATAAAATCAAACAGCAAGTGGATGGCGTGTTGGTTTTATTTCCTTTTGAAACACCTTATTACGACAAATATGACATACCTGTAAAATTTGTAGGTCATCCTTTAGCCAATAAAATTCCTGAAAAGCCGAATAAAACTCATGTTAGAGCTCAGTTAGGTCTTCCTGTTGATGCATCTATTACAGGATTGATGCCAGGCTCTAGAATGGCTGAAATTAATGCTATGGCAGATGTATATATTCAAGCGGCGACTATTCTTGCGCAAATTTATCCTGAGATGATTTTTGTAGTTCCTTGTGTTCATGACAGAGCCAAGCAAAGAATGCAACAGGCAGTGAGTGCGTTTGGAGAGGGGCTAAAGGTTTATTTATTTGACCGTCAAGCAGATAAGGTTATCGAAGCTTCAGATCAATTGATTGTTACTTCAGGTACAGCGACGTTAGAAGTTGCTCTTTATAAGAAGCCACTTGTTTTATCTATAAAAGTTCATCCAATCTCGTATTGGATAATGAAGGCTCTCGCTACTACGCAATGGATAGGTTTACCGAATATTCTGGCAAAGGAAACGCTTGTTCCTGAACTTATCCAAGAGCAAGCAATACCTGAAAATATTGCACAAGCTTTAGGTGCTTTAATTTCAACGCCAAGTTTAAGAAAAAAGCAAATACAGGCATTTGAACAGCAGTATATACAACTCAAACAAAACGCATCAGAACTTGCAGCCGATGCTATAGAAGAATGGTCTGGTTTACAGAGAGAAAGGTGA